Within the candidate division WOR-3 bacterium genome, the region ACAACTATCGGCATACTTGGTCCACCAAGTTCCTTCCAGTTGGCTATTTCCCCGGTATAGATAGCTTTAACTGCTGTGATGTCCAGCTCTGTAACTGTATTATTGGGATGCACGACCACAGCGATTCCATCGTTGGCAATCACATTAGCAACTGGATTTATTCCTCGCTCTCTTGCAACCTTTAGTTCCTTGGTCTTGATCGGCCGTGATGCATCGGCAATATCGATTCTGCCATCAATTAGAGCAGCAATACCGACTCCTGATCCACCACCTCGGACCGAAATACTCACATCCTCGTGCATATCCATAAATTCCTCTGCTGCTCTGGTGGCAACCGGCAATACCGTTGTCGAACCACATATCGTAATGTTGCTGTCTGCATAGAGGATTACCCCTCTGCTTAATGATACCAGTGCGATTACTCCAGCAACCTTAAGAAACGATAATAACCTTGATTTATTCATTTTATGACCCCCTTTTTAGCCCTTAATTTTGTTAACGAATTTCCAGCGAAGCTGGATACCTAACTCATCAATATAAGGTTCATCTTTATCTTCGTAGATCTTCCTTTCCCCATTAATCTGTATCCATACCATAGGTTTTCCTTTTTCGTCACGAAGGATATACCAGTTTAATCCGCCTATTACGCGTCGATGCATATCATCATCGATATTCTTGTCCTTGTCCCAGCGATCAAAGCGACCAACGATGTCGACATCTATCCCTGTTAATTGCCAAAGTTTCAGAATCGGCATAACCATAAATCCCTGACTCATTGTATCATCGTAATTCTTCACCAGAAACTCTCCCAAGATATCGATCGGCCCAAAAGCGATATGTCCAATAGCCGAATAGAGTAACCGCTCAGTGTATTTGGTAACCAAGGTATCCGGGATTCCAGCTTTTTCATAGAGAACAGATCCACCCAAAGTTAAACCTGGAATCGGGATAGTTCTCAAATTTACTATACCTGCGGGGTTAATGTTAACCTTGCTACCAGTCTTCTTATATCCCTCACCATTATACATCCCAAGAGCATATTCACCAAAACCGCCAGGTATATAGCCGTACATAGCCACGCCATAGTCAGCCGAAGCGATTACCTTTTCTTTATCCTCTAAGGACTTCTGTATGGTTGTGTAGTTCCAATCGTAAACGACACCAAAATAAGGCTTGAGCAGACCGAAGGAGACTTTACTTTCTGGAATTGGAAAGAGCTCTTTGAAATCGAGGTAGGCATACTTCAATTTAATGCCAGCTCCATCCTGTGACTTCTCGCTGGAAAAGAAGTCGAGATTGAATCTTCCCTTTATCTTATCATTGAATTTGGGTTCGATTCTAAAATAGCCTCTCTTAAGAGCGAACTGACTTTCAGATAACTCATCCGCGTCTTCCTTCATCTCCAATGTATATCTGGGCCATAGTTCCATCGATAGTGTTGTCTCAACCGCAGACAATATCACGGGAAAGGAGAGAATGAGAAATGCAAGGTCGAACAGAGCTGATCGGTTCTCCATTTTTCTTTTGTTGGTTTCATACTTACGATTCATTTTCACCTCCCTTATAGTCAATCTTGGCCTCTGATTTTGCAAACCCTTTTTGCTGTCAGGGCTCACTTGAGAGCCATTCATATCATACCTCCTTTCGCGATATTATACAAATCAACTGTGAACTGTATATGTAGGTTCTGTGAATTTTTAGTGAAGATTTAAAAACTAAGAAATATTAGTTGGTAAAAGAATAATAACCGTTGTGCCTTTTCCTGGTTCACTATTAATATCTATTTTACCATTATGTAAAAGAAGAATATGTTTTACAATAGATAATCCCAACCCGGTGCCCCCAA harbors:
- a CDS encoding phosphate ABC transporter substrate-binding protein; translation: MNKSRLLSFLKVAGVIALVSLSRGVILYADSNITICGSTTVLPVATRAAEEFMDMHEDVSISVRGGGSGVGIAALIDGRIDIADASRPIKTKELKVARERGINPVANVIANDGIAVVVHPNNTVTELDITAVKAIYTGEIANWKELGGPSMPIVVVSRDVASGTFEVFKKLVLRGAKVKDGALMLASNKAVATTVAQTPGAIGYIGLGFLSEDVKALKIEGVTPSPETVKSEEYKLARPLFMYTNGKPKGLVKDFIDFILSPQGQAIVKEVGYVPVR